In Pseudochaenichthys georgianus chromosome 6, fPseGeo1.2, whole genome shotgun sequence, a single window of DNA contains:
- the LOC139434019 gene encoding DNA polymerase III PolC-type-like — protein MARQGTIVFFKLETTGLGVTSCHIVQLAASCENTIFKRYILPGIPIEDRASEVNGLTVSYGQLFLHEEPVSTMTLYYSLTTFIHYLGRFPGPVLLAAHNSRKFHGRVLMRVLEKFSLFEQFKQVVSGFVDTLKLSKNLYPKLKPLNRPYLVRYFLGGKYNAHNAVEKAKQLEELFNYWDPDNDDIEDVTDWI, from the exons ATGGCTCGGCAGGGTACCATCGTTTTCTTTAAACTTGAGACCACAGGATTAG GCGTGACATCTTGTCACATCGTCCAGTTGGCGGCCAGCTGTGAAAATACCATCTTCAAACGCTACATCCTCCCCGGCATCCCCATCGAAGACCGAGCTTCAGAAGTGAACGGCCTCACCGTCAGTTATGGCCAACTGTTCCTCCACGAAGAGCCTGTGAGCACTATGACACTTTACTATTCTTTAACAACTTTCATCCACTACCTTGGCCGCTTCCCCGGCCCCGTGCTGCTGGCGGCCCACAACTCAAGGAAATTTCATGGAAGGGTGCTCATGAGAGTGCTGGAGAAGTTCTCCCTCTTTGAGCAGTTCAAACAGGTGGTGTCTGGGTTTGTGGATACCTTAAAGCTGAGCAAGAATCTCTATCCTAAACTGAAACCTTTGAATCGGCCGTATCTGGTCCGCTACTTCCTGGGAGGGAAATACAATGCCCATAATGCAGTGGAGAAGGCCAAACAGCTGGAAGAGCTGTTCAATTATTGGGATCCCGACAATGATGACATCGAGGATGTCACCGACTGGATTTAA